The proteins below are encoded in one region of Nonomuraea helvata:
- a CDS encoding MerR family transcriptional regulator: MSAQAARSHMSIGEVLTLLQGEFPDVTISKIRFLEGEGLIEPERSPSGYRKFTHLHVEQLRFILTEQRDHYLPLRVIKDRMAESFGRPRAVQDKQEIRLSRAELLEAAGIDEETLTELEDYGLLAPVARRYDEEALNVARSVGSLARFGLHARHLRAVKAAAERECGLVEQAVAPILKRRAPGAIGEADEVARELSSLLLDLHASLVRSGIRSVLGR; this comes from the coding sequence ATGAGCGCGCAGGCGGCCCGCTCGCACATGAGCATCGGGGAGGTGCTCACGCTGCTGCAGGGCGAGTTCCCCGATGTGACGATCTCCAAGATCCGGTTCTTGGAGGGTGAGGGGCTGATCGAGCCCGAGCGCAGCCCGTCCGGCTACCGCAAGTTCACCCACCTGCACGTGGAGCAGCTCCGCTTCATCTTGACCGAGCAGCGCGACCACTACCTGCCGCTGCGGGTGATCAAGGACAGGATGGCGGAGAGCTTCGGCCGCCCGCGCGCCGTGCAGGACAAGCAGGAGATCCGGCTCAGCCGGGCCGAGCTGCTCGAGGCGGCCGGGATCGACGAGGAGACGCTCACCGAGCTGGAGGACTACGGGCTGCTCGCCCCGGTGGCCAGGCGCTACGACGAGGAGGCGCTCAACGTGGCCCGCAGCGTCGGCTCCCTGGCCCGCTTCGGCCTGCACGCCCGCCACCTGCGCGCGGTCAAGGCGGCGGCCGAGCGCGAGTGCGGACTGGTCGAGCAGGCCGTCGCCCCCATACTCAAGCGGCGGGCTCCCGGCGCCATCGGGGAGGCCGACGAGGTCGCGAGGGAGCTTTCCTCCCTGCTGCTCGATTTGCACGCATCCCTTGTGCGGTCGGGGATCCGCTCCGTCCTGGGGCGCTGA
- a CDS encoding bifunctional nuclease family protein — protein MLQMEVVGVRVEMPTNQPIVLLKEAHGERFLPIWIGMTEATAIALAQAEEPPPRPLTHDLFRDVLSALGVGLRAVNIVALRDGIFFADLVFSNGVEVSARPSDSIALALRTGARIFASEEVVQEAGVIIPDDQEDEVEKFREFLDTITPEDFGRAG, from the coding sequence GTGTTGCAGATGGAGGTCGTGGGCGTTCGCGTAGAAATGCCCACAAATCAGCCGATCGTCTTGCTCAAGGAGGCACACGGGGAGCGGTTCCTTCCTATATGGATTGGCATGACCGAGGCGACAGCCATCGCCCTGGCCCAAGCGGAGGAGCCCCCGCCGCGGCCGCTCACCCACGACCTCTTCCGAGACGTGCTGAGCGCTCTGGGTGTAGGCCTGCGAGCGGTCAACATCGTCGCCCTGCGCGACGGCATCTTCTTCGCCGACCTGGTGTTCTCCAACGGCGTGGAGGTGAGCGCGCGGCCGTCCGACTCGATCGCGCTCGCCCTGCGCACCGGAGCGCGCATCTTCGCCAGCGAGGAGGTCGTCCAGGAGGCCGGTGTCATCATCCCGGACGACCAGGAAGACGAGGTGGAGAAGTTCAGGGAGTTCCTTGACACGATCACGCCCGAAGACTTCGGCAGGGCGGGGTAG
- a CDS encoding MerR family transcriptional regulator, with translation MAVSSGEGKTAGQEDPVRRESARQRAGEQGLLFDEQPTALPADIGYRGPTACAAAGITYRQLDYWARTGLVEPTIRAAQGSGSQRLYSFRDILVLKVVKRLLDTGVSLQQIRTAVQHLRDRGVADLAQITLMSDGVSVYECTSADEVIDLLQGGQGVFGIALGRVWREVEGSLAELPGERAAVEDSVPADHPADELARRRRARRMG, from the coding sequence GTGGCGGTCAGCAGCGGCGAGGGAAAGACGGCCGGCCAGGAAGATCCGGTACGGCGCGAGAGTGCGCGGCAGCGTGCCGGGGAGCAGGGTCTGCTCTTCGACGAGCAGCCGACGGCGCTGCCGGCAGACATCGGATACCGCGGGCCGACGGCCTGCGCCGCGGCCGGCATCACCTACAGGCAGCTCGACTACTGGGCGCGCACGGGCCTCGTGGAGCCCACGATAAGAGCCGCGCAGGGCTCTGGCTCCCAGCGGCTCTACAGCTTCCGCGACATCCTGGTGCTCAAAGTCGTCAAGCGGCTCCTCGACACCGGGGTCTCGCTCCAGCAGATCCGCACGGCCGTGCAGCACCTGCGTGACCGCGGGGTGGCCGACCTCGCGCAGATCACGCTGATGAGCGACGGCGTCAGCGTCTACGAGTGCACCTCGGCCGACGAGGTGATCGACCTGCTCCAGGGCGGCCAGGGCGTGTTCGGCATCGCGCTCGGCCGGGTCTGGCGCGAGGTCGAGGGCTCCCTCGCGGAGCTGCCGGGGGAACGGGCAGCGGTCGAGGACAGCGTCCCGGCCGACCACCCCGCTGACGAACTCGCCCGCCGCCGCCGCGCCCGGCGCATGGGCTGA
- the gcvP gene encoding aminomethyl-transferring glycine dehydrogenase: MTDLSAPPFSSRHIGPSEAEQQRMLEAVGFESVADLVAVAVPEAIRAKDRLKLPAAVGEDEAIAELRALAGRNRVLTSMIGLGYHDTITPAVIRRNLLENPGWYTAYTPYQPEISQGRLEALLNFQTVVTDLTGLPVAGASLLDEATAAAEAMTLARRAGRSTSNVFVVDADALPQTKAVLATRAEPLGIELVEHSLDGELPECFGLLVQYPGASGRLRDFRAVAAAAHEAGALVVAAADLLALTLVAAPGELGADIAIGSSQRFGVPFGFGGPHAAYMSVREGLQRQLPGRLVGVSVDADGDPAYRLALQTREQHIRREKATSNICTAQVLLAVIAGMYAVYHGPEGLRRIAHRVHRHAVALADGLREAGLEVVHQEFFDTVLVRVPGSVPGGAAAVVTAAAERGVNIWQAGEDHVSVSCDEKTGAAELAKVWAAFGIDRTGADLDSDALPASLLRESAYLTHPVFHSHRSETAMLRYLRKLQDKDIALDRSMIPLGSCTMKLNATTEMEPITWPEFAGIHPYAPDDQVGGYRELIGTLEDWLAEVTGYDRVSIQPNAGSQGEFAGLLAIRAYHRAGGQDSRDVCLIPSSAHGTNAASAVMAGMRVVVVACDSDGNVDLADLDAKIDKHRDRLAAIMVTYPSTHGVYEESITEVCAKVHEAGGQVYVDGANLNALVGLAKPGEFGADVSHLNLHKTFCIPHGGGGPGVGPVAVRGHLAAYLPGHPLHNGTPVGPVSAAPYGSAGILPISWAYVRMMGSEGLTAATEQAILSANYLARRLAPHYPVLYTGRGGLVAHECIIDLRQITKETGVTVDDVAKRLIDYGFHAPTMSFPVAGTLMIEPTESEDLGELDRFADAMIAIRGEISKVASGEYDKTDNPLRNAPHTAESVSADEWPHPYSRSEAAYPVPSLRDGKYWVPVRRIDQAYGDRNLVCSCPPLEAYED, encoded by the coding sequence ATGACCGACCTGTCAGCTCCGCCGTTCTCGTCCAGGCACATCGGCCCGTCGGAAGCCGAGCAGCAGCGCATGCTCGAGGCCGTGGGCTTCGAGTCCGTGGCTGACCTGGTGGCGGTGGCCGTCCCCGAGGCCATCAGGGCCAAGGACCGGCTCAAGCTGCCCGCCGCCGTCGGGGAGGACGAGGCCATCGCCGAGCTGCGCGCCCTCGCCGGGCGCAACCGTGTGCTCACCTCGATGATCGGCCTGGGCTACCACGACACGATCACGCCCGCGGTCATCCGCCGCAACCTGCTGGAGAACCCGGGCTGGTACACCGCCTACACCCCGTACCAGCCGGAGATCTCGCAGGGCCGCCTCGAGGCGCTGCTGAACTTCCAGACCGTCGTCACCGACCTGACCGGCCTGCCCGTCGCGGGCGCCTCCCTCCTCGACGAGGCCACGGCCGCCGCCGAGGCGATGACGCTGGCCCGCCGGGCCGGCAGGTCCACGAGCAACGTGTTCGTGGTCGACGCCGACGCGCTGCCGCAGACCAAGGCCGTGCTCGCCACCCGCGCCGAGCCCCTCGGCATCGAGCTGGTGGAGCACTCCCTCGACGGTGAGCTGCCCGAATGCTTCGGCCTGCTGGTGCAGTACCCGGGTGCGTCCGGCCGCCTGCGTGACTTCCGCGCCGTGGCCGCCGCCGCGCACGAGGCGGGCGCGCTCGTGGTGGCCGCCGCCGACCTGCTGGCCCTGACGCTCGTGGCCGCCCCCGGCGAGCTGGGCGCCGACATCGCGATCGGGTCCTCGCAGCGGTTCGGCGTGCCGTTCGGGTTCGGCGGGCCGCACGCCGCGTACATGTCCGTACGCGAGGGCCTGCAGCGCCAGCTCCCCGGGCGGCTCGTCGGCGTGTCGGTGGACGCCGACGGCGACCCCGCGTACCGGCTGGCCCTGCAGACCCGCGAGCAGCACATCCGCCGCGAGAAGGCCACCAGCAACATCTGCACCGCGCAGGTCCTGCTCGCCGTCATCGCCGGCATGTACGCCGTCTACCACGGCCCCGAGGGGCTGCGCCGGATCGCCCACCGGGTCCACCGGCACGCGGTGGCCCTCGCCGACGGGCTGCGCGAGGCGGGGCTGGAGGTCGTGCACCAGGAGTTCTTCGACACCGTGCTCGTCCGCGTTCCCGGCAGCGTTCCCGGCGGGGCCGCCGCCGTGGTGACCGCCGCCGCCGAGCGGGGCGTCAACATCTGGCAGGCCGGCGAGGACCACGTCTCCGTCTCCTGCGACGAGAAGACCGGGGCCGCCGAGCTGGCCAAGGTGTGGGCCGCGTTCGGGATCGACCGCACCGGCGCGGATCTCGACTCCGACGCGCTGCCCGCCTCGCTGCTGCGCGAGTCGGCGTACCTGACCCACCCGGTCTTCCACAGCCACCGCTCCGAGACCGCGATGCTGCGCTACCTGCGCAAGCTCCAGGACAAGGACATCGCGCTCGACCGCTCGATGATCCCGCTCGGCTCCTGCACGATGAAGCTGAACGCGACCACCGAGATGGAGCCGATCACCTGGCCCGAGTTCGCCGGGATCCACCCGTACGCGCCTGACGACCAGGTCGGGGGCTACCGGGAGCTGATCGGGACGCTGGAGGACTGGCTGGCCGAGGTGACCGGCTACGACCGCGTCTCCATCCAGCCGAACGCGGGCTCGCAGGGCGAGTTCGCCGGGCTGCTGGCCATCCGCGCCTACCACCGCGCGGGCGGCCAGGACAGCCGCGACGTCTGCCTCATCCCGTCCTCGGCCCACGGCACCAACGCGGCCAGCGCCGTCATGGCCGGCATGCGGGTCGTGGTCGTGGCCTGCGACTCCGACGGCAACGTGGACTTGGCCGATCTCGACGCCAAGATCGACAAGCACCGCGACCGGCTGGCCGCGATCATGGTCACGTACCCCTCGACGCACGGGGTGTACGAGGAGTCGATCACCGAGGTCTGCGCCAAGGTGCACGAGGCCGGCGGCCAGGTGTACGTGGACGGGGCCAACCTCAACGCGCTCGTCGGGCTGGCCAAGCCGGGCGAGTTCGGGGCCGACGTGTCCCACCTGAACCTGCACAAGACGTTCTGCATCCCGCACGGGGGCGGCGGTCCCGGCGTCGGCCCCGTCGCGGTACGCGGCCACCTGGCGGCCTACCTGCCCGGCCACCCGCTGCACAACGGGACGCCGGTCGGGCCGGTCTCGGCGGCGCCGTACGGGTCGGCGGGGATCCTGCCGATCTCGTGGGCGTACGTCAGGATGATGGGCTCGGAAGGGCTCACGGCGGCCACCGAGCAGGCCATCCTGTCGGCGAACTACCTGGCCAGGCGGCTCGCCCCGCACTACCCCGTGCTCTACACCGGCCGCGGCGGGCTGGTGGCCCACGAGTGCATCATCGACCTGCGGCAGATCACCAAGGAGACCGGGGTCACCGTGGACGACGTGGCCAAGCGGCTCATCGACTACGGCTTCCACGCGCCGACCATGTCGTTCCCCGTCGCCGGGACGCTGATGATCGAGCCGACCGAGAGCGAGGACCTCGGGGAGCTCGACCGGTTCGCGGACGCGATGATCGCCATTCGCGGGGAGATCTCCAAGGTGGCATCCGGGGAGTACGACAAGACGGACAACCCCCTGCGCAACGCCCCGCACACGGCCGAGTCGGTCAGCGCGGACGAGTGGCCGCACCCCTACTCGCGGAGCGAGGCGGCCTATCCGGTGCCGTCGCTGCGGGACGGGAAGTACTGGGTGCCGGTGCGGCGGATCGACCAGGCGTACGGGGACCGGAACCTGGTGTGCTCCTGCCCGCCCCTCGAGGCTTACGAGGACTAG
- a CDS encoding tetratricopeptide repeat protein, producing MTSSELETPPLDTARRLAESGDLDGAAAILAELAADPDGPDRAQAAVGLAVVLEERGDVEAARTAARTALATGHPEYAAQAACHLAQGFEREGRAEQARAAWQAVLGVGTATYVPLAHLALARLAADSGNPAEAEDELRAAMEGVDPHVGAHAAQQLAGLLLEQGEPGAAADVLMDALEVAPAEEVPGLRVQLGIAHLDLACAEFAESVESGADPQTSALAIELLARTLPLRGRDDDAERVWSYGLEHEDETLAGEVRLRFDRDA from the coding sequence TTGACGTCCTCAGAGCTGGAGACCCCGCCTCTCGACACCGCCCGCCGCCTGGCCGAGAGCGGCGACCTCGACGGCGCCGCCGCCATACTCGCCGAGCTGGCCGCCGACCCCGACGGACCCGACAGGGCGCAGGCGGCCGTCGGGCTCGCCGTGGTGCTGGAGGAGCGCGGCGACGTGGAGGCCGCCAGGACCGCCGCCAGGACCGCGCTGGCCACCGGACACCCCGAGTACGCCGCGCAGGCCGCCTGCCACCTCGCTCAGGGGTTCGAACGGGAGGGCCGGGCCGAGCAGGCCAGGGCCGCCTGGCAGGCCGTTCTGGGGGTCGGTACGGCCACGTACGTGCCGCTGGCCCACCTGGCGCTGGCCCGGCTGGCCGCGGACTCCGGCAACCCGGCCGAGGCCGAGGACGAGCTGCGCGCCGCCATGGAGGGCGTTGATCCGCACGTGGGCGCCCACGCCGCCCAGCAGCTGGCCGGTCTGCTGCTGGAGCAGGGGGAGCCAGGGGCGGCGGCCGACGTGCTCATGGACGCCCTCGAGGTCGCTCCGGCCGAGGAGGTGCCGGGGCTGCGGGTGCAGCTCGGGATCGCGCACCTGGATCTGGCCTGCGCGGAGTTCGCGGAGAGCGTCGAGTCCGGTGCGGACCCGCAGACCAGCGCCTTAGCCATCGAGCTCCTGGCCCGGACCCTGCCGCTGCGGGGGCGCGACGACGACGCGGAGCGGGTGTGGTCGTACGGGCTGGAGCACGAGGACGAGACCCTGGCCGGCGAGGTCCGCCTCCGCTTCGACCGCGACGCCTGA
- a CDS encoding alpha/beta family hydrolase, with protein MEVMTPRGPALVQMDEVADPRLLLVLTHGSSGGVDAVDLLAVRDAALKTGATVARVTQAFRVAGARAPGSAARQDEAWEIVLKELRTRWPGLPVVQGGRSNGARVACRTARAVGAAAAVALAFPLHPPGKPERSRADELRGAGVDVLVVNGDRDPFGVPDAADAARLVVLPGEGHDLKKDPARVGEVVAEWIVHYA; from the coding sequence ATGGAGGTCATGACCCCGCGAGGGCCGGCGCTCGTCCAGATGGACGAGGTCGCGGATCCGCGGCTGCTGCTGGTGCTCACCCACGGGTCGTCCGGGGGAGTGGACGCTGTCGACCTGCTGGCCGTACGGGATGCCGCCCTGAAGACGGGGGCCACCGTGGCCAGGGTGACGCAGGCGTTCAGGGTGGCGGGGGCGCGGGCGCCGGGATCGGCGGCCAGGCAGGACGAGGCCTGGGAGATCGTCCTGAAGGAGCTGCGTACGCGCTGGCCCGGGCTGCCCGTCGTGCAGGGCGGGCGGAGCAACGGGGCGCGGGTGGCCTGCCGCACGGCCAGGGCGGTGGGCGCGGCCGCGGCGGTGGCGCTGGCCTTTCCGCTGCACCCGCCGGGGAAGCCGGAACGCTCCAGGGCCGACGAGCTACGCGGCGCCGGGGTGGACGTGCTGGTGGTCAACGGGGATCGGGACCCGTTCGGCGTGCCGGACGCCGCGGACGCCGCGCGCCTGGTGGTGCTGCCGGGGGAGGGCCATGATCTGAAAAAGGACCCCGCCCGGGTGGGCGAGGTCGTGGCGGAGTGGATCGTCCACTACGCGTAG
- a CDS encoding DUF5999 family protein: MCPHDPACPDAEAPDREKARTLACHPEQGWSLLCNGVVLFEDTGELLPSGATIEPHRPVVGAA, encoded by the coding sequence ATGTGCCCGCACGACCCGGCCTGTCCGGACGCCGAGGCGCCTGACCGCGAGAAGGCACGCACTCTCGCCTGCCACCCCGAGCAGGGGTGGAGCTTGCTCTGCAACGGCGTCGTCCTGTTCGAGGACACCGGGGAGCTTCTTCCCAGCGGCGCCACCATCGAACCGCACCGGCCCGTCGTCGGCGCCGCGTGA
- a CDS encoding TetR/AcrR family transcriptional regulator — translation MPAKRPPVPLSRERIIEAALHIADSQGLRRLTMRRLGDALEVEAMAIYHHLPRGKEALMDALAEHVTTVHVEQQPTWQETAKAWCRAERELLRDHPGVLALALTKPPKGATTLAIREQTEQLTEGGLPEAAEAVRALRAFVFGSVAVEVQQSGWADPEVDEWVRRDERADVDFERGLDALLKGLQT, via the coding sequence ATGCCCGCCAAGAGACCGCCCGTACCGCTCTCCCGCGAGCGCATCATCGAGGCCGCGCTCCATATCGCCGACAGCCAGGGCCTGCGCAGGCTCACCATGCGGCGCCTGGGCGACGCCCTGGAGGTGGAGGCCATGGCCATCTACCACCACCTGCCCAGGGGCAAGGAGGCGCTGATGGACGCCCTGGCCGAGCACGTGACCACGGTCCACGTCGAGCAGCAGCCCACGTGGCAGGAGACGGCCAAGGCCTGGTGCAGGGCGGAGCGGGAGCTCCTGCGCGACCATCCGGGCGTACTCGCACTAGCCCTGACGAAGCCCCCTAAAGGCGCCACAACCCTCGCCATCCGGGAGCAGACCGAGCAACTCACCGAAGGCGGCCTGCCTGAGGCCGCGGAGGCCGTACGGGCGCTGCGGGCCTTCGTCTTCGGGAGCGTGGCCGTCGAGGTGCAGCAGTCAGGCTGGGCCGATCCAGAAGTTGACGAGTGGGTCAGGCGTGACGAAAGAGCCGATGTGGATTTCGAGCGCGGACTCGACGCTCTGCTCAAGGGATTGCAAACGTAG
- a CDS encoding RNA polymerase sigma factor gives MPRTAVATPPATLDQLIERGRAQGHLSLAELRDAFTEAGISPSEGRTILRELSESGVSLAAENEPSLSKTAPKKASRKPARAKTTGRKAAEAKTVTAAAARAVTPSEPKPEHEEDVPDDLAMSAEEVDLDNEQIDLDDTQSVMGDSVHTYLKSIGRRTLLTAAQEVELARRIEAGLYAEYKLETDPDLSPSYREDLLLVVEDGKQAKDHMLEANLRLVVSVAKKYTDRGMSLLDVVQEGNLGLIRAVEKFDYTKGFKFSTYAMWWIRQAIQRGFADSARTIRLPVHVLEMLSKLSRIERDMHQRLGREPTPEELAVELDKTPDQIEELLRTSRQPISLNATIGEDGETTIGDLIEDVDSPEASEIVDRQLLGDQLRGVLDNLSPRESKIMALRFGLVDGKPHTLDEIGKHLGLTRERIRQLEKESLSKLRHPSNTRPLLDWAS, from the coding sequence ATGCCCAGAACCGCCGTAGCGACCCCACCTGCGACTCTCGACCAGCTCATTGAACGAGGGCGAGCCCAGGGTCACCTTTCTCTGGCGGAGCTGCGTGACGCGTTCACTGAGGCCGGCATCAGCCCTTCCGAAGGCCGCACGATCCTGCGCGAGCTTTCGGAGAGCGGCGTGAGCCTGGCCGCCGAGAACGAGCCGTCTCTCAGCAAGACCGCCCCCAAGAAGGCCTCCAGGAAGCCTGCGCGTGCAAAGACTACCGGCCGCAAGGCAGCCGAGGCAAAAACCGTCACCGCAGCCGCCGCCAGGGCCGTGACCCCGTCCGAGCCCAAGCCGGAGCACGAGGAGGACGTCCCCGACGACCTCGCGATGAGCGCCGAGGAAGTCGATCTCGACAACGAGCAGATCGACCTGGACGACACCCAGTCGGTCATGGGCGACTCCGTGCACACCTACCTCAAGTCCATCGGCCGGCGCACGCTGCTCACGGCGGCGCAGGAGGTGGAGCTGGCCCGGCGCATCGAGGCGGGCCTGTACGCCGAGTACAAGCTGGAGACCGACCCGGACCTGTCCCCCTCCTACCGGGAGGACCTGCTCCTCGTGGTCGAGGACGGCAAGCAGGCCAAGGACCACATGCTGGAGGCCAACCTCCGGCTCGTGGTGTCGGTCGCCAAGAAGTACACCGACCGCGGCATGTCGCTGCTGGACGTAGTCCAGGAGGGCAACCTGGGCCTGATCAGGGCCGTGGAGAAGTTCGACTACACCAAGGGCTTCAAGTTCTCCACCTATGCCATGTGGTGGATCAGGCAGGCCATCCAGCGCGGCTTCGCCGACTCGGCCCGTACGATCCGGCTGCCCGTGCACGTGCTGGAGATGCTGTCCAAGCTGTCGCGCATCGAGCGTGACATGCACCAGCGGCTGGGCCGCGAACCCACGCCCGAGGAACTGGCCGTCGAGCTCGACAAGACGCCGGACCAGATCGAGGAGCTGCTGCGGACGAGCCGCCAGCCGATCTCGCTCAACGCGACGATCGGCGAGGACGGGGAGACCACCATCGGCGACCTCATCGAGGACGTGGACTCGCCGGAGGCCTCGGAGATCGTCGACCGCCAGCTGCTGGGGGACCAGCTGCGAGGCGTCCTCGACAACCTCTCGCCCCGGGAGTCGAAGATCATGGCTCTCCGCTTCGGCCTGGTGGACGGCAAGCCGCACACACTGGACGAGATCGGCAAGCACCTGGGGCTGACCCGGGAGCGGATCCGCCAGCTGGAGAAGGAGTCACTCTCCAAGCTCCGCCACCCGAGCAACACCCGTCCGCTGCTCGACTGGGCCAGCTGA
- a CDS encoding AMP-binding protein, translating to MWRNPSHPDRPLHAIVQPPGPALFRAVRDALSGEGPAVLPLTPGHSEAAVAALRPTHVEGAPQSDGAGVPDDVAVVIATSGSTGAPKGVLLSATALRASAAASLRRLEASKGERWLCCLPVSHVSGLQVLVRALLSDTQPIIHARFDPHEVLRSGAHHVSLVPTQLHRLVELGADLSVFRTILLGGAAPRPGLLEQARDLGARVVTTYGMSETSGGCVYDGRPLYNVDLKIGEDGLIRIAGPVLFSGYRFGDLDDAPFDGDWFRTSDLGELTGGRLRVLGRADDVINTGGEKVVAAAVATVLGTHPEVADAAVIGTPDPEWGELVTAVVVPANPDTPPTLPQLRAFCRDRLPPHAAPRDLRLVPQLPLLPNGKTDLVRLRAGT from the coding sequence ATGTGGAGGAACCCGTCGCATCCGGACCGTCCGCTGCATGCCATTGTGCAGCCTCCCGGCCCCGCCCTGTTCAGGGCCGTCCGCGACGCGCTGTCGGGCGAGGGCCCGGCCGTCCTCCCCCTGACGCCCGGCCACTCCGAGGCCGCCGTCGCCGCGCTGCGTCCCACCCACGTCGAGGGCGCGCCCCAGAGCGACGGCGCGGGTGTCCCCGACGACGTGGCGGTCGTGATCGCCACCAGCGGCAGCACCGGCGCGCCCAAGGGTGTGCTGCTCTCGGCCACCGCGCTGCGCGCCTCCGCCGCGGCCTCCCTGCGCCGCCTCGAGGCCTCCAAGGGCGAGCGCTGGCTGTGCTGCCTGCCCGTCTCCCACGTCTCCGGCCTCCAGGTCCTGGTACGCGCCCTGCTGTCGGACACCCAGCCGATCATCCACGCCAGGTTCGACCCGCACGAGGTCCTCCGCTCGGGAGCCCACCACGTCTCCCTCGTCCCCACCCAGCTCCACCGGCTGGTCGAGCTGGGGGCGGACCTGTCGGTGTTCCGCACGATCCTGCTCGGCGGCGCCGCTCCCCGCCCTGGCCTGCTGGAGCAGGCCCGTGACCTCGGCGCCCGGGTCGTGACGACGTACGGGATGAGCGAGACGAGCGGCGGCTGCGTGTACGACGGCCGGCCCCTTTACAATGTAGATCTCAAGATCGGCGAGGACGGCCTGATCAGGATCGCCGGGCCCGTGCTGTTCTCGGGCTACCGCTTCGGCGATCTGGATGATGCTCCGTTCGACGGCGACTGGTTCCGCACCTCCGACCTGGGCGAGCTGACCGGCGGCCGGCTCCGCGTGCTGGGCAGGGCCGACGACGTGATCAACACCGGCGGCGAGAAGGTCGTGGCCGCCGCCGTGGCCACAGTGCTCGGTACCCACCCCGAGGTGGCCGACGCCGCCGTGATCGGCACGCCGGACCCGGAATGGGGCGAGCTGGTCACGGCCGTCGTGGTCCCTGCCAACCCCGACACACCCCCGACGCTTCCGCAATTGCGGGCGTTCTGCCGCGATAGGCTCCCCCCTCACGCCGCTCCCCGCGATCTTCGCCTGGTACCCCAGCTCCCGCTGCTACCGAACGGTAAGACCGATTTGGTACGGCTTCGGGCAGGAACCTGA
- a CDS encoding o-succinylbenzoate synthase → MRTRFRGQTVREGVLLHGPAGWGEFSPFPEYGPRECARWLACAREAAFEGWPAPVRDSVPVNATVPAVGPEQAYEIVRRSGCGTAKVKVAERGQTFDDDVARVEAVRDALGPGGRLRVDANGAWDVDEAVRRLKRLDRFDLEYAEQPCATLEELAAVRRACDVPIAADESIRRAEDPLRVRAAEAADIAVVKVQPLGGVRSALRVVEACGLPAVVSSAVETSVGLAAGLALAAALPSLPYACGLGTMALLAGDVVDDSLTPVDGFLAVRRPSVSFHHLSAFEIESPQWLRRMQEASL, encoded by the coding sequence ATGCGCACTCGATTCCGTGGGCAGACCGTCAGGGAAGGCGTGCTGCTGCACGGTCCCGCAGGGTGGGGGGAGTTCTCGCCGTTCCCGGAGTACGGCCCGCGCGAGTGCGCCCGATGGCTGGCCTGCGCCCGTGAGGCGGCGTTCGAGGGGTGGCCCGCGCCGGTGCGCGACAGCGTCCCCGTCAACGCGACCGTGCCCGCGGTGGGGCCCGAGCAGGCGTACGAGATCGTCCGGCGATCGGGGTGCGGCACGGCCAAGGTGAAGGTGGCCGAGCGCGGTCAGACGTTCGACGACGACGTGGCCAGGGTGGAGGCCGTGCGCGACGCGCTGGGGCCGGGCGGGCGGCTGCGGGTCGACGCCAACGGCGCGTGGGACGTCGACGAGGCGGTGCGGCGGCTGAAGCGGCTCGACCGGTTCGACCTGGAGTACGCCGAGCAGCCGTGCGCCACGCTGGAGGAGCTGGCGGCGGTGCGGCGGGCGTGCGACGTGCCGATCGCGGCCGACGAGTCCATCCGCAGGGCCGAGGACCCGCTGCGGGTGCGGGCGGCGGAGGCGGCCGACATCGCGGTGGTCAAGGTGCAGCCGCTCGGCGGCGTGCGCAGCGCGCTGCGGGTGGTGGAGGCGTGCGGGCTGCCCGCCGTGGTCTCCAGCGCCGTGGAGACGTCCGTGGGGCTGGCGGCGGGGCTGGCGCTGGCGGCGGCGCTGCCGTCGTTGCCGTACGCGTGCGGTCTCGGCACGATGGCGTTGCTGGCGGGCGACGTCGTGGACGATTCGCTGACACCCGTTGACGGATTTCTGGCCGTCCGGCGCCCCTCGGTCAGTTTTCACCATTTGTCAGCTTTTGAGATTGAATCTCCCCAGTGGCTTCGCCGGATGCAGGAGGCGTCACTTTGA